TTGCCCGAAGTAAGCCGTTTTTTCGGGATTATCATTGCGATGTACTACAACGATCATTCGCCACCGCATTTTCATGCGAAGTATGGTGGCGACCAAGCGTCCGTTCGCATAGACAATGGCGAGGTTCTGGAAGGCAGACTGGGAACTCGCGCTTTGCGCCTGGTCGAGGAGTGGCGCGCTTTCCACCAAGCGGAATTGCTTGAAGACTGGAAGCGCGCTCAGGCCAGGCAACCGTTGAACAAGATCGAGCCACTGGAGTAAGTCATGATTCCAAAGGTAGTTGAGTTAAGGCCCTTGAAAGGCTATAGGCTTTGGCTGCGCTTCCACGACGGCACGTCCGGTACCGTCGATCTGAGCAGCGAGCTTTGGGGTCCCATGTTCGAGCCGCTAAAAGACGAGAACGTCTTCGCGCAAGCCACTATAGACCCGGAACTTGAAACCGTCACATGGCCCAATGGCGCAGACCTTGCGCCGGAATTCTTATATCAGCAAGCCGCCGCCGCCCAACCCGTCATTCCAGCGGACGCGCAAGAAGCCGCGCGCCGCTGAATTC
This portion of the Pseudomonadota bacterium genome encodes:
- a CDS encoding DUF4160 domain-containing protein — encoded protein: MPEVSRFFGIIIAMYYNDHSPPHFHAKYGGDQASVRIDNGEVLEGRLGTRALRLVEEWRAFHQAELLEDWKRAQARQPLNKIEPLE
- a CDS encoding DUF2442 domain-containing protein, translating into MIPKVVELRPLKGYRLWLRFHDGTSGTVDLSSELWGPMFEPLKDENVFAQATIDPELETVTWPNGADLAPEFLYQQAAAAQPVIPADAQEAARR